From the Arthrobacter sp. PM3 genome, one window contains:
- a CDS encoding sensor histidine kinase, whose translation MVHRIPLRFQLVALQLGIVLAVLTVVGAVTIRMQEQQLRDAYKGRLIGVAESVARLPSVINAFGTPSPAQTIQPIAEVIRQASNVTYVVVTDRNGVRQSHPHPAEIGRPVSTDPSVPLSGEIYVGTQTGTLGESWRVKVPIFDASGTVIGSASVGVLESTLAADLDEDMPQLFGWLLGAALLSSLGAMYVSKLVWRRIYKLEPEDIATLLETRDAMLHGLGEGLVAVDADGRIALVNDEARRLLGLAGDITGAPAEVSLEPAVHRLLSAGSATEELVLSGERLLLGKVNAATVDGREVGKVLILRDRTELHAVLRDRDGAVDVTHALRAQAHEFANKLHVISGLLELGKQDKAIEYLGRSHHDAVSAHRPLAPGITDHGVQALLIAKSTVCAERGIEIVVSPDSVCSPDSSGDVITVLGNLIDNAVDATGYDSTVAVRLAETPDGGRTIVVEDDGPGIPAAERAMVFEPGVTSKEAEGINSRGFGLALVQRVALRRGGRAEISSSALGGACFTVALRTKEAELQHQ comes from the coding sequence ATGGTTCACAGGATTCCGCTCCGGTTCCAGCTGGTCGCGTTGCAGCTGGGCATCGTGCTGGCTGTCCTGACGGTGGTGGGCGCCGTGACCATCCGGATGCAGGAACAACAGCTGCGCGACGCCTATAAGGGCCGGCTGATCGGCGTGGCTGAAAGCGTTGCCCGGCTGCCCTCCGTCATCAATGCGTTCGGCACGCCGTCGCCGGCTCAGACCATCCAGCCGATCGCCGAAGTCATCCGGCAGGCATCCAACGTCACGTACGTGGTGGTGACCGACCGGAACGGCGTCCGGCAGTCCCACCCGCATCCGGCCGAAATCGGGCGGCCGGTCTCCACCGATCCCTCGGTGCCCCTGTCCGGGGAGATCTATGTGGGCACCCAGACGGGCACCCTCGGCGAGTCGTGGCGGGTCAAGGTTCCCATCTTCGATGCCTCCGGCACGGTGATCGGCTCCGCATCTGTCGGCGTGCTGGAGAGCACGCTCGCCGCCGACCTCGATGAGGACATGCCCCAGCTGTTCGGCTGGCTCCTGGGGGCGGCGCTGCTCAGTTCGCTGGGCGCGATGTACGTTTCAAAACTCGTCTGGCGCCGGATTTACAAGCTGGAGCCGGAGGACATCGCGACGCTGCTCGAAACCCGCGACGCCATGCTCCACGGGCTCGGCGAAGGGCTCGTGGCGGTGGACGCCGACGGCAGGATCGCGCTGGTCAACGACGAGGCACGCCGCCTGCTGGGGCTGGCGGGCGACATCACGGGCGCCCCGGCCGAGGTAAGCCTCGAGCCGGCGGTCCACCGTCTGCTCTCCGCCGGGTCCGCCACGGAGGAACTGGTGCTCTCGGGCGAACGGCTCCTGCTGGGCAAGGTCAATGCGGCCACCGTGGACGGCCGCGAAGTGGGCAAAGTGCTGATCCTGCGCGACCGCACCGAACTCCACGCCGTGCTGCGTGACCGCGACGGCGCCGTGGACGTGACGCACGCGCTCCGCGCCCAGGCGCACGAATTCGCCAACAAACTGCACGTGATTTCCGGATTGCTGGAGCTTGGGAAGCAGGACAAGGCGATCGAATACCTGGGGCGCAGCCACCACGACGCCGTCTCCGCGCACCGCCCGCTGGCGCCGGGGATCACGGACCACGGGGTCCAGGCCCTGCTGATCGCAAAGTCCACGGTCTGCGCCGAACGCGGCATCGAGATCGTGGTCAGCCCCGATTCGGTGTGTTCCCCGGACAGCTCGGGCGACGTCATCACCGTCCTGGGCAACCTGATCGACAACGCAGTGGACGCCACGGGCTACGACAGCACCGTGGCTGTCCGGCTGGCCGAGACTCCCGACGGCGGCCGCACCATCGTGGTGGAGGACGACGGGCCCGGCATCCCGGCGGCCGAACGCGCTATGGTGTTCGAGCCCGGCGTGACCAGCAAGGAAGCCGAGGGAATCAACAGCCGCGGCTTTGGCCTGGCCCTGGTCCAGCGGGTTGCCCTCCGGCGCGGAGGCCGGGCAGAGATATCCTCATCGGCATTAGGCGGAGCCTGCTTCACGGTAGCGCTCAGGACAAAAGAGGCGGAACTACAGCATCAATGA